Proteins from one Amycolatopsis endophytica genomic window:
- a CDS encoding AMP-binding protein: protein MPRHRDDQPATVHELFTRAARGRPGHPALVDESAYHAGRTRTYAELDDDSARVAAGLHAAGLRRGDAIAFLLPTCTEWVIAFLAAARLGLLVVPLNTRYRGAELHHLLRTSQAKALVVAPEFESVELAARLTEAWRHSGDLALRLLVPVHAQDVPGAPAHLERVPFARLSERGAHPPAETGEPDDALIVFGTSGTTSAPKLAIHTQRTVSRHVPAAADAAALDDTAVALSVLPLNGTFGFVPFLAGLTRGVTQTLLPVYRTGRVLDALRRHGITFLACAEGPLRDLLADARLTAAAPALRHVVTAGVAIDDIVRDAAAAGITATNVYGSSEIFAFAATWPVSADAAQRAVPGGRPTAPGLRVRVSDVDTGAVLGPGAEGELQFSGSTLFTGYLADAEATARAHTADGWYRTGDRGSLLPGGGFRYHSRLGDAMRLKGYLVNPADVETHLTGHPAVHLAQLVGVRDDRTGDDQPVAFVTLRPGRTTTEAELRDHCRAGLAGFKVPYRIHILDEFPTTPSANGDKIRKDLLRDTAARLLTGA from the coding sequence TTGCCACGTCACCGTGACGACCAACCGGCCACCGTGCACGAACTGTTCACCCGGGCCGCCCGGGGCCGGCCCGGCCATCCGGCCCTCGTCGACGAGTCGGCCTACCACGCCGGCCGCACCAGGACCTACGCCGAGCTCGACGACGACAGCGCCAGGGTGGCCGCGGGCCTGCACGCGGCCGGGCTCCGGCGCGGCGACGCCATCGCGTTCTTGCTGCCCACCTGCACCGAGTGGGTCATCGCGTTCCTCGCCGCGGCCCGGCTGGGGCTGCTCGTCGTCCCGTTGAACACGCGTTACCGCGGTGCCGAACTGCACCACCTGCTCCGCACGAGCCAGGCCAAGGCGCTCGTCGTCGCCCCCGAATTCGAGTCGGTGGAGCTCGCCGCGCGACTTACCGAAGCGTGGCGGCACAGCGGGGACCTCGCGCTGCGCCTCCTCGTGCCCGTGCACGCCCAGGACGTGCCCGGCGCGCCCGCGCACCTCGAACGCGTCCCGTTCGCACGGCTGTCCGAACGCGGTGCGCATCCGCCCGCCGAGACCGGGGAGCCGGACGACGCGCTGATCGTCTTCGGCACCTCCGGTACCACCTCCGCGCCCAAACTGGCGATCCACACGCAGCGCACCGTCAGCCGCCACGTGCCGGCCGCGGCCGATGCCGCCGCACTCGACGACACCGCGGTCGCCCTGTCGGTCCTGCCCCTCAACGGGACTTTCGGGTTCGTCCCGTTCCTCGCCGGGCTCACCCGCGGCGTCACCCAGACCCTGCTGCCCGTCTACCGGACCGGGCGCGTCCTGGACGCGCTGCGGCGGCACGGCATCACCTTCCTCGCCTGCGCCGAGGGGCCCCTGCGCGACCTGCTCGCCGATGCGCGGCTGACCGCGGCCGCACCCGCGCTGCGGCACGTGGTGACCGCGGGCGTCGCCATCGACGACATCGTCCGCGATGCGGCGGCCGCCGGTATCACCGCGACCAACGTGTACGGGTCGTCGGAGATCTTCGCCTTCGCCGCGACCTGGCCCGTGTCCGCCGACGCCGCCCAGCGGGCCGTCCCCGGCGGCCGCCCCACCGCTCCCGGACTGCGCGTTCGGGTATCCGATGTGGACACTGGCGCGGTGCTCGGCCCCGGAGCCGAAGGTGAGCTGCAATTCAGCGGTTCCACCCTGTTCACCGGGTACCTCGCCGACGCCGAGGCCACTGCCCGCGCCCACACCGCCGACGGCTGGTACCGCACCGGCGACCGGGGCAGCCTGCTGCCCGGCGGAGGGTTCCGCTACCACTCCCGCCTCGGCGACGCCATGCGCCTCAAGGGCTACCTGGTCAACCCCGCCGACGTCGAAACCCACCTGACCGGCCACCCCGCCGTTCACCTGGCCCAGCTCGTCGGTGTCCGCGACGACCGCACCGGCGACGACCAACCGGTCGCGTTCGTGACCCTGCGGCCCGGGCGCACCACCACCGAAGCCGAACTGCGCGACCACTGCCGGGCCGGCCTGGCCGGGTTCAAGGTGCCCTACCGCATCCACATCCTCGACGAGTTCCCGACCACGCCCAGCGCCAACGGCGACAAGATCCGCAAGGACCTCCTGCGCGACACCGCCGCGCGCCTGCTCACCGGCGCCTGA
- a CDS encoding TetR/AcrR family transcriptional regulator — protein MNDRSNSRDTRDLVFAATLAAFAERGFHGASMRDIAKRAGVVSSNVYHYSQSKSDLLVELLKKANYDHLNAVEWALSAAGTAPAERLHTAVGAYVGYIVDHPLEALVAHSELRYLGEDDRKRLVVARDRLESIFENIVDEGVRTGAFTTPHGHGATRAVLTMCSGVAQWYRSDGPLTRDEIAAQYADYALGVVGAC, from the coding sequence ATGAACGATCGTTCTAACTCACGGGATACGCGGGACCTCGTCTTCGCCGCCACCCTGGCAGCCTTCGCCGAACGCGGCTTCCACGGGGCGTCGATGCGCGACATCGCCAAGCGCGCCGGCGTCGTGTCCTCCAACGTCTACCACTACTCGCAGTCCAAATCGGACTTACTCGTGGAGCTGCTCAAGAAGGCCAACTACGACCACCTCAACGCGGTGGAGTGGGCTCTGTCGGCCGCGGGAACCGCACCCGCGGAGCGGCTGCACACCGCGGTCGGCGCCTACGTCGGCTACATCGTCGACCATCCGCTGGAAGCGCTGGTCGCTCACTCCGAACTCCGCTATCTGGGCGAGGACGACCGCAAGCGGCTCGTCGTCGCCCGCGACCGATTGGAATCCATCTTCGAGAACATCGTCGACGAGGGCGTTCGCACCGGGGCGTTCACCACACCCCACGGACACGGCGCGACGCGAGCAGTGCTGACCATGTGCTCTGGCGTCGCGCAGTGGTACCGCAGCGACGGGCCCCTCACCCGCGACGAGATCGCCGCTCAGTACGCCGACTACGCACTCGGGGTCGTCGGCGCCTGCTGA
- a CDS encoding MaoC family dehydratase has product MADDRFLEDFSLGEQTRSPEFTLGPDDLDAFAAVSGDRHPMHLAGGADEPVGHGPLGLARYFGTVYDEGSIAASVIALLDTRWSYRAPLRLGVPLHYTTTITQVRRTSAGDRGVVNRWVELRDDAGTVVQEGSSAVLLRARHHRAPDTDAVSHTPLSVRWARAVASRVENDEVFAASTGLFDGAIGVASENDAVVLRVYKGRVIDVGTRVPAGPTFTLRGTEVAWARLLTAPENDLLVRTHRGEFWGTGNTYVYLQLTAALHAIVDAARSLRTGQADPEGRSR; this is encoded by the coding sequence GTGGCGGACGACCGCTTCCTCGAGGACTTCTCGCTCGGCGAGCAGACCCGAAGCCCCGAGTTCACGCTGGGGCCCGACGACCTGGACGCGTTCGCGGCGGTGTCCGGCGACCGGCACCCGATGCACCTGGCCGGCGGCGCGGACGAGCCCGTGGGACACGGCCCGCTCGGACTCGCCCGCTACTTCGGGACCGTCTACGACGAGGGCTCGATCGCCGCATCGGTCATCGCCCTGCTGGACACCCGCTGGAGCTACCGGGCGCCACTCCGCCTGGGCGTGCCCCTGCACTACACGACGACGATCACCCAGGTCCGGCGGACCAGCGCCGGCGACCGCGGAGTCGTCAACCGCTGGGTGGAGCTGCGCGACGACGCCGGTACCGTGGTCCAGGAGGGCAGCAGCGCGGTCCTGCTCCGCGCCCGCCACCACCGCGCTCCGGACACCGACGCCGTCTCCCACACTCCCCTCTCGGTGCGCTGGGCGCGGGCCGTGGCCAGCCGTGTCGAGAACGACGAGGTGTTCGCGGCCTCGACCGGGTTATTCGACGGCGCGATCGGCGTGGCCTCGGAGAACGACGCCGTCGTGCTGCGGGTCTACAAGGGACGCGTGATCGACGTCGGGACCCGCGTCCCGGCCGGCCCCACCTTCACGTTGCGGGGCACCGAGGTCGCCTGGGCTCGGCTGCTCACCGCGCCGGAGAACGACCTGCTCGTGCGCACGCACCGCGGCGAGTTCTGGGGCACCGGCAACACCTATGTCTACCTGCAGCTGACCGCCGCGCTGCACGCCATCGTCGACGCCGCCCGGAGCCTGCGGACCGGTCAGGCCGACCCCGAGGGGAGGTCTCGGTGA